Proteins from a genomic interval of Gadus macrocephalus chromosome 2, ASM3116895v1:
- the phospho1 gene encoding probable phosphatase phospho1 isoform X1 — MGDSVFNCCYVPNPPPGQEEPTRLRHTADNMAASNLPQISSDKRFLIFFDFDETIVDETSDDMVVQAAPNQVLPDWLKDTYQPGHYNQYMQRVLAYLAEQGVTESQIRAVMEKLPATPGMLTLLQFLRTRPPQDFEVVLLSDANTFFVEAWLRRTGARPLFHRIFTNPANFNKDGRLVMRPFHSHDCQRCPENMCKQAVLREYVTRRAKERGRPYERVFYVGDGANDFCPATVLGPRDVAFPRRDFPMHRLITEMHEAMPGEFRAVTVPWAGAEEVVQRLRKIMAE; from the coding sequence ATGGGCGACTCCGTCTTCAACTGCTGTTATGTTCCAAACCCTCCCCCAGGTCAAGAGGAGCCCACGCGCCTCCGACACACCGCGGATAACATGGCAGCCTCCAACCTGCCCCAGATCTCCTCCGATAAGCGCTTCCTAATCTTCTTTGACTTCGACGAGACCATCGTGGACGAGACCAGCGATGACATGGTGGTGCAGGCAGCGCCCAATCAGGTGCTCCCTGACTGGCTGAAGGACACCTATCAGCCGGGCCACTACAACCAGTACATGCAGCGCGTGCTGGCCTACCTGGCAGAGCAGGGCGTGACGGAGAGCCAGATCCGGGCGGTGATGGAGAAGCTTCCCGCCACACCGGGCATGCTCACCCTGCTCCAGTTCTTGCGCACGCGCCCCCCGCAGGACTTTGAGGTGGTGCTGCTGTCCGACGCCAACACCTTTTTCGTGGAGGCGTGGCTCCGGCGCACGGGGGCCCGGCCACTCTTCCACCGGATCTTCACCAACCCCGCGAACTTCAACAAGGACGGCCGGCTGGTCATGCGGCCCTTCCACTCCCACGACTGCCAGCGCTGCCCCGAGAACATGTGCAAGCAGGCCGTGCTCCGGGAGTACGTGACCCGCCGGGCCAAGGAGCGCGGGCGTCCCTACGAGAGAGTGTTCTACGTGGGGGACGGCGCCAACGACTTCTGCCCGGCGACGGTCCTCGGGCCCAGGGACGTGGCGTTCCCACGGCGGGATTTCCCCATGCACCGGTTGATCACGGAGATGCACGAGGCCATGCCCGGGGAGTTCAGGGCGGTCACGGTGCCCTGGGCcggggcggaggaggtggtgcagcGGCTGAGGAAGATCATGGCGGaatag
- the phospho1 gene encoding probable phosphatase phospho1 isoform X2: protein MAASNLPQISSDKRFLIFFDFDETIVDETSDDMVVQAAPNQVLPDWLKDTYQPGHYNQYMQRVLAYLAEQGVTESQIRAVMEKLPATPGMLTLLQFLRTRPPQDFEVVLLSDANTFFVEAWLRRTGARPLFHRIFTNPANFNKDGRLVMRPFHSHDCQRCPENMCKQAVLREYVTRRAKERGRPYERVFYVGDGANDFCPATVLGPRDVAFPRRDFPMHRLITEMHEAMPGEFRAVTVPWAGAEEVVQRLRKIMAE, encoded by the coding sequence ATGGCAGCCTCCAACCTGCCCCAGATCTCCTCCGATAAGCGCTTCCTAATCTTCTTTGACTTCGACGAGACCATCGTGGACGAGACCAGCGATGACATGGTGGTGCAGGCAGCGCCCAATCAGGTGCTCCCTGACTGGCTGAAGGACACCTATCAGCCGGGCCACTACAACCAGTACATGCAGCGCGTGCTGGCCTACCTGGCAGAGCAGGGCGTGACGGAGAGCCAGATCCGGGCGGTGATGGAGAAGCTTCCCGCCACACCGGGCATGCTCACCCTGCTCCAGTTCTTGCGCACGCGCCCCCCGCAGGACTTTGAGGTGGTGCTGCTGTCCGACGCCAACACCTTTTTCGTGGAGGCGTGGCTCCGGCGCACGGGGGCCCGGCCACTCTTCCACCGGATCTTCACCAACCCCGCGAACTTCAACAAGGACGGCCGGCTGGTCATGCGGCCCTTCCACTCCCACGACTGCCAGCGCTGCCCCGAGAACATGTGCAAGCAGGCCGTGCTCCGGGAGTACGTGACCCGCCGGGCCAAGGAGCGCGGGCGTCCCTACGAGAGAGTGTTCTACGTGGGGGACGGCGCCAACGACTTCTGCCCGGCGACGGTCCTCGGGCCCAGGGACGTGGCGTTCCCACGGCGGGATTTCCCCATGCACCGGTTGATCACGGAGATGCACGAGGCCATGCCCGGGGAGTTCAGGGCGGTCACGGTGCCCTGGGCcggggcggaggaggtggtgcagcGGCTGAGGAAGATCATGGCGGaatag